One window from the genome of Cryptomeria japonica chromosome 6, Sugi_1.0, whole genome shotgun sequence encodes:
- the LOC131876503 gene encoding uncharacterized protein LOC131876503, with translation MGNDSSADEQEDRELVLGKDKLIELVAKEDSLVAKLAEPELQDLNLEEFDYAREFYDPYRKLKQAMPKAYEGHKPRLEDFGANLQDNFEVVGEGSQEKEEVIEINEDVPTQPPPTNIVNIPVTNAPVPPLLNVTKGKLGIQGFMSSTKEVIIRNVESDSYQEEDQPEQHRPLGEEKEQDEAKDLLNERLVLTPQDQEDLFKDIAIQKGGTKVEEDEEITFNEAVNNKLGELHKKQHLNTNISLQMNLAHQVTSPHDLEETNPEERDEAKEQAEVHIVIADIVSHQGDKDQDIPHWLEFTFEKKNRKEDLPKVTLQKLEIQGFRSNTEEVIIINVELDLDQEEDQPKKHRPLGEEKEQDEAEDLLNERLVLTPQDQEDFKEIVVEEGGTEAEVDEEIKFNEVVSDKLGYLHKQKQRNTNISLQTNLAHPVASPHDLEETNAKERDEAEEQA, from the exons GTGGCGAAGTTAGCAGAGCCAGAGTTGCAAGATTTGAACCTAgaagaatttgattatgctagggaattcTATGATCCCTACAGGAAGCTcaagcaagctatgcctaaggcatatgagggacacaagCCTAGACTGGAGGATTTTGGGGCTAACCTACAAGACAATTTTGAA GTTGTAGGAGAGGGCTCTCAGGAGAAAGAGGAAGTAATAGAAATAAATGAAGATGTGCCGACTCAACCTCCTCCAACAAATATAGTGAACATTCCAGTTACCAACGCTCCTGTACCACCATTACTTAATGTAACCAAAGGGAAGCTGGGGATACAAGGGTTCATGTCTAGCACTAAAGAGGTAATTATTAGAAATGTAGAATCAGATTCATATCAAGAAGAGGATCAGCCCGAGCAACATAGGCCACTTGGGGAGGAGAAAGAACAAGATGAGGCAAAAGATCTTCTAAACGAGAGATTAGTcttaactcctcaagaccaagaggaCCTCTTCAAAGACATAGCTATCCAGAAAGGTGGAacaaaggtggaagaagatgaggagataaCATTCAATGAAGCAGTCAACAATAAGTTGGGAGAGTTGCACAAGAAGCAACATCTGAATACTAATATTTCTCTCCAAATGAATTTGGCCCATCAAGTCACTTCACCTCATGATCTTGAAGAAACAAATCCAGAAGAGAGGGATGAAGCAAAGGAACAAGCAGAGGTGCATATTGTAATTGCtgacatagtgtcacatcaaggtgacaaagatcaaGACATACCACATTGGCTCGAATTTACTTTTGAGAAGAAGAATAGAAAGGAAGACCTCCCTAAGGTGACATTGCAGAAG CTAGAGATACAAGGATTCAGGTCCAACACTGAAGAGGTAATTATTATAAATGTAGAATTAGATTTAGATCAAGAAGAGGATCAACCCAAGAAACATAGGCCACTTGGGGAGGAGAAAGAACAAGATGAGGCAGAAGATCTTCTAAATGAGAGATTAGTcttaactcctcaagaccaagaggaTTTCAAAGAAATAGTTGTTGAGGAAGGTGGAACAGAGGCGGAAGTAGATGAGGAGATAAAATTCAATGAAGTAGTCAGTGACAAGTTAGGATATTTGCACAAGCAGAAACAACGAAATACTAATATTTCTCTCCAAACGAATTTGGCCCATCCAGTTGCTTCACCTCATGATCTTGAAGAAACAAATGCAAAAGAGAGGGATGAAGCAGAGGAACAAGCATAG